A genomic window from Micromonospora ferruginea includes:
- a CDS encoding lytic polysaccharide monooxygenase auxiliary activity family 9 protein produces the protein MGTRRALVAFAAVAATLLLPAVPASAHGAPTSPMSRGAACGPEGGRAGTPACRAAIAAGAAVREWDNIRVARIDGRDRERIPDGELCSGGLSAYRGLDLPRADWPATTLTAGARHTFRYRTTIPHRGTFRFYVTTDSYTPQRRLTWADVEAKPFLAVTDPPIRDGAYEMPGRLPTGRTGRHIIYVIWQNSNTQDTYYSCSDVDFRAASGGAGARTTRAATPAASAAPRTRSAATTGDAPGVPVAAVTETGPFSRPMVVGAAAVAVTALLATVVGLRLRRAGGPPPGRPCGVRNHRAGRRRIW, from the coding sequence ATGGGCACACGTCGCGCGCTTGTCGCGTTCGCCGCCGTCGCCGCGACGCTGTTGCTTCCCGCCGTGCCGGCGAGCGCCCACGGGGCGCCGACCAGCCCAATGAGCCGGGGCGCGGCGTGCGGGCCGGAGGGCGGTCGGGCCGGGACGCCCGCCTGCCGGGCCGCGATCGCCGCCGGGGCCGCGGTCCGCGAGTGGGACAACATCCGGGTGGCGCGGATCGACGGGCGGGACCGGGAACGCATCCCGGACGGGGAGTTGTGCAGCGGCGGACTCTCCGCCTACCGGGGGCTGGACCTGCCCCGGGCGGACTGGCCGGCCACCACGCTCACCGCCGGCGCCCGGCACACCTTCCGCTACCGCACCACCATCCCGCACCGGGGCACGTTCCGGTTCTACGTGACCACCGACTCGTACACCCCGCAGCGGCGGTTGACCTGGGCGGACGTGGAGGCCAAGCCGTTCCTGGCGGTCACCGACCCGCCGATCCGCGACGGCGCCTACGAGATGCCGGGGCGGCTGCCGACCGGGCGCACCGGCCGGCACATCATCTACGTCATCTGGCAGAACTCGAACACCCAGGACACCTACTACTCCTGCTCCGACGTCGACTTCCGGGCGGCCTCGGGTGGCGCCGGGGCGCGTACCACCCGGGCGGCGACACCGGCGGCGAGCGCGGCGCCGCGTACCCGCTCGGCGGCGACGACCGGCGACGCACCCGGGGTGCCGGTGGCGGCGGTGACCGAGACCGGCCCGTTCTCCCGGCCGATGGTCGTCGGCGCGGCGGCGGTGGCGGTCACCGCGCTGCTCGCGACCGTGGTCGGGCTGCGCCTGCGGCGGGCCGGGGGCCCGCCGCCCGGGCGGCCGTGCGGGGTCCGCAACCACCGTGCCGGACGGCGCCGCATCTGGTGA
- a CDS encoding DUF4153 domain-containing protein produces MPEPAQPSEPPTAAPATGPPAGAVPPGAQPYLLVLPTVEGAPSPMPWPGAEGAPAWAIPVTVPPGTQGYALFVPLVPSAPPAGVPAQAAAPAVETAPAGPPQPAPAAGTPTGPADTSPTPPAVPDLVPGPPDAAPAAGATPAATTPPAPGATSTGPVAPPAPGATSTGTVAASAPAGPGPQAAAGPPGPHAAPAGPGGTAPPPYQDMRPWAAYPPPPGWAPRPPKPRTSFLGARWPGPKPATGRAAPLAVLAGALGSAVFVPLSRVGIGWFLGWLTLTLGVLLAVRTRTTELPRADRLIRAGWAAAALALLAVPAFRNAWWLVTFCVLGALGCATLAIIGGRLVRSILFGLVATPFAALRGLPWVRRHVAASPEATTVRKITVSVVATLVLLVVFGSLLASADAAFSEALSALVPDVDLGVVFRGLFLAAVGGLIVVAALYTLAAPPDLSTVDRPSARRLGLVEWAPAIGALTVLFAGFVVVQFTTLFGGQRHVQRVAGLSYAEYARSGFWQLLFVTLLTVAVLGGVTRWARRERPVERTVLRVLLGLLSALSVVIVVSALSRMWTYQKVYSFTGERIFVMAFEMLLGAVFLMILAAGVKWQGRWIPGTTVALTVAMLLGLAVLNPEDYAARRNTLRYEQTGKIDAWYLRALSADATPALTKLPDPVRRCTLSWIADDLAQPDPWYAWNLGRHRARQALDRVGPGAVGGPKDCRRADQFDLPKTRRPR; encoded by the coding sequence TTGCCTGAGCCGGCACAGCCTTCCGAGCCGCCCACCGCCGCCCCGGCGACGGGCCCCCCGGCGGGTGCCGTCCCGCCCGGCGCACAGCCGTACCTGCTGGTGCTGCCCACCGTGGAGGGCGCGCCGTCGCCGATGCCGTGGCCCGGCGCGGAGGGCGCGCCCGCCTGGGCCATCCCGGTCACCGTGCCGCCCGGCACCCAGGGCTACGCGCTGTTCGTGCCGCTGGTCCCGTCGGCGCCCCCGGCCGGCGTGCCCGCCCAGGCGGCGGCGCCCGCCGTCGAGACCGCGCCCGCCGGTCCTCCGCAGCCGGCGCCCGCCGCCGGCACGCCGACCGGACCGGCGGACACCTCACCGACGCCCCCGGCCGTCCCGGACCTCGTGCCGGGCCCGCCCGACGCCGCCCCGGCCGCCGGTGCGACACCGGCCGCGACCACGCCGCCCGCCCCGGGTGCCACGTCCACGGGCCCGGTCGCGCCGCCCGCCCCGGGTGCCACGTCCACGGGCACGGTCGCGGCGTCGGCTCCGGCCGGACCGGGACCGCAGGCCGCTGCCGGCCCGCCCGGTCCGCACGCGGCCCCGGCCGGTCCTGGTGGCACGGCGCCACCGCCCTACCAGGACATGCGGCCCTGGGCCGCCTACCCGCCGCCGCCCGGCTGGGCCCCCCGGCCGCCGAAGCCCCGCACCTCGTTCCTGGGCGCCCGGTGGCCCGGGCCGAAGCCGGCCACCGGACGGGCGGCGCCGCTCGCGGTGCTGGCCGGCGCGCTCGGCAGCGCGGTCTTCGTGCCACTGAGCCGGGTCGGCATCGGCTGGTTCCTCGGCTGGCTCACGCTCACCCTCGGGGTGCTGCTGGCGGTCCGGACCCGGACCACCGAGCTGCCCCGCGCCGACCGGCTGATCCGCGCCGGTTGGGCCGCGGCGGCGCTGGCCCTGCTCGCCGTGCCGGCGTTCCGCAACGCCTGGTGGCTGGTGACGTTCTGCGTGCTCGGCGCGCTGGGCTGCGCCACCCTGGCGATCATCGGCGGCCGGCTGGTCCGGTCCATCCTGTTCGGCCTGGTCGCCACGCCGTTCGCCGCGCTGCGCGGCCTGCCCTGGGTGCGCCGGCACGTCGCCGCCTCGCCGGAGGCCACCACGGTCCGGAAGATCACCGTGTCGGTGGTGGCCACGCTGGTGCTGCTCGTCGTCTTCGGCAGCCTGCTCGCCTCGGCCGACGCGGCGTTCTCCGAGGCGCTGAGTGCCCTCGTGCCCGACGTCGACCTCGGTGTGGTGTTCCGGGGCCTGTTCCTGGCCGCGGTGGGTGGGCTGATCGTGGTCGCCGCGCTCTACACCCTCGCCGCCCCGCCCGACCTGTCCACCGTGGACCGGCCGAGCGCGCGTCGGCTCGGCCTGGTGGAGTGGGCGCCCGCCATCGGGGCGTTGACCGTGCTCTTCGCCGGCTTCGTGGTGGTGCAGTTCACCACCCTCTTCGGCGGGCAGCGGCACGTGCAGCGGGTCGCCGGGCTCAGCTACGCCGAGTACGCGCGCAGCGGCTTCTGGCAACTGCTCTTCGTCACGCTGCTGACCGTGGCGGTGCTCGGCGGCGTGACCCGGTGGGCCCGCCGGGAGCGGCCGGTCGAGCGCACGGTGCTGCGCGTACTGCTCGGGCTGCTCAGCGCGTTGAGCGTGGTGATCGTGGTGTCGGCGCTGTCGCGGATGTGGACCTACCAGAAGGTCTACAGCTTCACCGGTGAGCGGATCTTCGTGATGGCGTTCGAGATGCTGCTCGGCGCGGTCTTCCTGATGATCCTGGCCGCGGGCGTGAAGTGGCAGGGCCGGTGGATCCCGGGCACCACGGTGGCGCTGACCGTGGCGATGCTGCTCGGCCTGGCGGTGCTCAACCCGGAGGACTACGCGGCCCGGCGCAACACCCTGCGGTACGAGCAGACCGGCAAGATCGACGCCTGGTACCTGCGGGCGCTCTCCGCCGACGCCACGCCCGCCCTCACCAAGCTCCCCGACCCGGTGCGCCGCTGCACGTTGAGCTGGATCGCCGACGACCTCGCCCAGCCCGACCCCTGGTACGCCTGGAACCTGGGCCGGCACCGCGCCCGCCAGGCCCTCGACCGGGTCGGTCCGGGCGCGGTCGGCGGCCCGAAGGACTGCCGTCGCGCGGACCAGTTCGACCTGCCGAAGACCCGGCGCCCCCGCTGA
- a CDS encoding SpoIIE family protein phosphatase gives MTDRAALTVGDDDLLPADVLSRTGAEVAVLVLLDPHGTRLDLAHHVGMVPELAETWAHFPLAAPVGISRAARTGEVIEADSFRERLIRFPATASLPTADVEGLVAAPLWHPGGDGTVIGAISLGFRGAVPPGAVAAAIGLASTAARRVRAAGLPHGARRPVADEPGPPGPSPVAALGRTPTVAAIDQALLETILLHLPVGVSVLDRDLRFVTANQRAAEINGRPAADHVGRHLREVLPDLPESFADQLRQVLDTGRALVNLDVVGATPGRPGRRRWRGSYYPVHGATPVGPVGVAAVFDEVPDEATLGVEQVTADRATMLTALDTLVENAPVGVALLDTDLRYLRINAVLAEWNGHPVADHLGRRVPDLFPDLGPILEPLMREVADAGEVRDVEFVRAGRTYLCSFLAVPGSGGRAGAVAVLVTDVTRRRREELRARRVQEFTAALSQAVSVADVVDAVRDGAGPAAEAALAAVALLDDSGRRIRFAPTGQEPPTRWKSVGRAAAHPIAATFRDGEPHFFPDIRPLVDLYPEVAEAVRRSTNRSWAMVPLQGRGTAAGVLIFGYADVQEFEPAHRTFLVTLAGLAGQALARAQLYEREHTTAVRLQRSLLPSRLPRVPGAELAAVYLAGDSVGVGGDFYDVFPVGGATDREWVLVVGDVAGRGVDAASVTGLARHTLRITAALAEPATALRQLHTRLRDDPDVDRFLSVVCARLRVRDGGADLDVASAGHPPALVRRADGRVEVIVVPGVLLGAFPEVRLGRRSVALGRGDTVLFYTDGVIEARGPGGLFGEERLVELLRGAPDGDARRLVELVRDGVAAYQLGPVADDIAILALRVGD, from the coding sequence ATGACGGATCGGGCCGCGCTCACGGTCGGTGACGACGATCTGCTCCCGGCCGACGTCCTGTCGCGCACCGGGGCGGAGGTGGCGGTCCTCGTCCTGCTCGACCCGCACGGCACGCGGCTCGACCTGGCACACCACGTCGGCATGGTGCCCGAGCTGGCCGAGACGTGGGCTCACTTCCCGCTGGCCGCGCCGGTCGGGATCTCCCGGGCCGCCCGCACCGGCGAGGTGATCGAGGCGGATTCCTTCCGGGAGCGGCTGATCCGCTTCCCGGCGACCGCCAGCCTGCCCACCGCCGACGTCGAGGGCCTGGTGGCCGCGCCGCTCTGGCATCCCGGCGGCGACGGGACGGTCATCGGCGCGATCAGCCTCGGCTTCCGTGGCGCGGTGCCGCCCGGCGCCGTGGCGGCGGCGATCGGGCTCGCCTCGACCGCGGCCCGACGGGTCCGCGCCGCCGGGCTGCCGCACGGCGCGCGCCGGCCGGTCGCCGACGAGCCCGGGCCGCCCGGCCCGTCACCGGTGGCCGCCCTGGGTCGGACGCCCACGGTCGCCGCCATCGACCAGGCGCTGCTGGAGACGATCCTGCTCCACCTGCCGGTCGGGGTGAGCGTGCTGGACCGGGACCTGCGCTTCGTCACGGCCAACCAGCGGGCCGCCGAGATCAACGGGCGGCCCGCCGCCGACCACGTCGGACGGCACCTGCGCGAGGTGCTGCCGGACCTGCCCGAGTCGTTCGCCGACCAGCTCCGGCAGGTGCTCGACACCGGGCGGGCGCTGGTCAACCTGGACGTCGTCGGCGCCACCCCGGGCCGGCCCGGCCGACGACGGTGGCGGGGCAGCTACTACCCGGTGCACGGGGCGACCCCGGTCGGGCCGGTCGGCGTCGCGGCCGTCTTCGACGAGGTGCCCGACGAGGCGACGCTCGGTGTCGAGCAGGTCACCGCCGACCGGGCCACCATGCTCACCGCGCTCGACACGCTCGTCGAGAACGCGCCGGTCGGGGTCGCCCTGCTCGACACCGACCTGCGCTACCTCCGGATCAACGCCGTCCTGGCGGAGTGGAACGGGCACCCGGTGGCGGACCACCTCGGCCGGAGGGTGCCCGACCTCTTCCCCGATCTCGGGCCGATCCTCGAACCGCTGATGCGGGAGGTCGCCGACGCCGGTGAGGTCCGCGACGTGGAGTTCGTCCGGGCCGGCCGGACGTACCTCTGCAGTTTCCTCGCCGTGCCCGGCTCCGGTGGCCGGGCCGGCGCGGTGGCCGTCCTGGTCACCGACGTGACCCGCCGCCGGCGTGAGGAACTGCGGGCCCGCCGGGTGCAGGAGTTCACCGCCGCGCTCTCCCAGGCGGTCTCCGTGGCCGACGTGGTCGACGCGGTCCGGGACGGCGCCGGTCCGGCCGCCGAGGCGGCCCTCGCGGCCGTCGCGCTGCTGGACGACAGCGGCCGGCGGATCCGGTTCGCGCCCACCGGCCAGGAGCCACCGACCCGGTGGAAGTCCGTCGGCCGGGCCGCCGCCCATCCGATCGCGGCGACCTTCCGGGACGGGGAACCCCACTTCTTCCCGGACATCCGGCCGCTGGTCGACCTGTATCCCGAGGTTGCCGAGGCGGTGCGGCGCAGCACCAACCGGTCGTGGGCGATGGTGCCGTTGCAGGGCCGGGGGACCGCCGCCGGGGTGCTCATCTTCGGGTACGCCGACGTGCAGGAGTTCGAGCCCGCGCACCGCACCTTCCTGGTCACCCTGGCCGGGCTGGCCGGTCAGGCGCTCGCCCGGGCGCAGCTCTACGAGCGGGAGCACACCACCGCGGTACGCCTGCAACGCAGCCTGCTGCCCTCGCGGCTGCCGCGGGTGCCCGGCGCGGAGCTGGCCGCCGTCTACCTGGCCGGTGACTCGGTCGGCGTCGGCGGCGACTTCTACGACGTGTTCCCGGTCGGCGGGGCCACCGACCGGGAGTGGGTCCTCGTGGTCGGCGACGTCGCCGGCCGGGGCGTGGACGCCGCCTCGGTGACCGGGCTGGCCCGGCACACGCTGCGGATCACCGCGGCGCTCGCCGAACCCGCCACCGCCCTGCGCCAGTTGCACACCCGGCTGCGGGACGACCCCGACGTCGACCGGTTCCTCAGCGTGGTGTGCGCCCGGCTGCGGGTGCGCGACGGCGGGGCCGACCTGGACGTGGCCTCCGCCGGACACCCGCCCGCGCTGGTACGCCGGGCCGACGGCCGGGTCGAGGTGATCGTGGTGCCGGGCGTGCTGCTGGGCGCCTTTCCCGAGGTCCGGCTCGGGCGCCGGTCGGTCGCCCTGGGACGCGGCGACACCGTGCTGTTCTACACCGACGGGGTGATCGAGGCGCGCGGCCCGGGCGGCCTCTTCGGCGAGGAGCGACTGGTGGAGCTGCTGCGTGGCGCGCCCGACGGCGACGCGCGGCGGCTGGTCGAGCTGGTCCGCGACGGGGTGGCCGCCTACCAGCTCGGCCCGGTCGCCGACGACATCGCGATCCTCGCCCTGCGCGTCGGCGACTGA
- a CDS encoding VOC family protein: protein MTVDLFAGVPVRDRATALAWYERLLGDPAFLPNDVEVVWQLAEHRYLYIEVRPEHAGHAMHTLFVDDLDARLAGLAARGLEPAERETYDNGVRKVIFRDPDGNEIGFGGGPA from the coding sequence ATGACGGTGGACCTCTTCGCCGGCGTGCCGGTCCGCGACCGCGCGACGGCCCTCGCCTGGTACGAGCGGCTCCTCGGCGACCCGGCCTTCCTGCCGAACGACGTCGAGGTGGTGTGGCAGCTCGCCGAGCACCGCTACCTCTACATCGAGGTGCGGCCGGAGCACGCCGGCCACGCCATGCACACCCTCTTCGTCGACGACCTCGACGCCCGCCTCGCCGGGCTGGCCGCGCGCGGCCTGGAGCCGGCCGAGCGGGAGACCTACGACAACGGCGTCCGCAAGGTGATCTTCCGGGACCCGGACGGCAACGAGATCGGCTTCGGCGGCGGCCCGGCCTGA
- a CDS encoding AraC family transcriptional regulator, giving the protein MDVVAGLLDGPRARGAFLLRSILTPPWSMLIRDEAPLTLVAVVRGDAWLVPAHGTPVPLGAGDVAIVRGPDPYTVADDPATSPQVVIHPGQRCTTPDGRELFEMTGLGVRTWGNGPDGRTVLLTGTYPVRGAVGGRLLDALPALAVVPRASWDSPLVPLLAAEIGKDDLGQEAVLDRLLDLLLIAALREWFARPGAAAPAWYRAHADPVVGRALRMLHHEPARSWTVASLAGEVGLSRAALARRFTGLVGEPPMSYLTGWRLALAADLLREPGATVGAVARRVGYGSSFALSAAFKRRYGVSPRRHVDGPSMTG; this is encoded by the coding sequence GTGGACGTCGTCGCCGGCCTGCTCGACGGGCCCCGCGCCCGGGGCGCCTTCCTGCTCCGCTCGATCCTCACCCCACCCTGGTCGATGCTGATCCGGGACGAGGCGCCGCTCACCCTGGTCGCGGTGGTACGCGGGGACGCCTGGCTGGTGCCCGCGCACGGCACCCCGGTGCCGCTCGGCGCCGGGGACGTGGCGATCGTGCGGGGCCCCGACCCGTACACGGTCGCGGACGATCCGGCCACGTCACCGCAGGTGGTGATCCACCCGGGCCAGCGTTGCACCACGCCGGACGGGCGCGAGCTGTTCGAGATGACCGGGCTGGGCGTACGCACCTGGGGCAACGGCCCGGACGGTCGGACCGTGCTGCTCACCGGCACGTACCCGGTCCGGGGCGCGGTCGGCGGTCGGCTGCTGGACGCGTTGCCCGCGCTGGCGGTCGTGCCGCGTGCGTCCTGGGACTCCCCGCTGGTCCCGCTGCTGGCCGCCGAGATCGGCAAGGACGACCTCGGCCAGGAGGCGGTGCTGGACCGGCTGCTGGACCTGCTGCTCATCGCCGCGCTGCGGGAGTGGTTCGCCCGACCGGGCGCGGCGGCGCCGGCCTGGTACCGGGCACACGCCGACCCGGTGGTCGGCCGGGCGCTGCGGATGCTGCACCACGAACCCGCCCGGTCGTGGACCGTGGCGTCGCTGGCGGGCGAGGTCGGGCTCTCCCGGGCGGCGCTGGCGCGGCGCTTCACCGGACTGGTCGGCGAGCCGCCGATGTCGTATCTCACCGGGTGGCGGCTGGCGCTCGCGGCGGACCTGCTGCGCGAGCCCGGCGCCACGGTCGGCGCGGTGGCCCGCCGGGTGGGCTACGGCAGTTCGTTCGCCCTGAGCGCCGCGTTCAAACGCCGCTACGGCGTGAGCCCCCGTCGGCACGTGGACGGGCCTAGCATGACCGGATGA